From Saccharomyces kudriavzevii IFO 1802 strain IFO1802 genome assembly, chromosome: 13, a single genomic window includes:
- the UPA2 gene encoding putative methyltransferase (similar to Saccharomyces cerevisiae YGR283C and YMR310C; ancestral locus Anc_5.7), whose product MSGMKKFKKVEKPLSHTRHYSLCIPSTLVADCRNLSQITHKVYHVAKVASLFNVSELVILEDNPQRSTSKKKISNAKLILALLQYFVTPPYLRNTVFNEKFRPYLVAASKLPRLSTLPFTRYEKQDHGRYREGLTIKMQKPTSARKKTGKEFKQTKYINIGKPEALALQNQLVPINARVTIDTITRKIVSPQEAYGDFTGLDSHYGYHTRIASSFTDLFMKGPLKEGYTQSIYVPLTTRDTPIPALSSLSAAGTSSNILLVLSAWDTLARAFELDKDQFEECQGPQEFFDAQLLCPVATRDVMDAIPMTLTTLSTLF is encoded by the coding sequence ATGAGTGGCATGaagaagttcaaaaagGTCGAGAAACCACTGTCGCACACCAGACACTATTCGCTATGCATACCCTCAACGCTAGTAGCTGATTGTCGCAACCTCTCACAGATCACGCATAAGGTGTACCATGTGGCCAAGGTTgcatcattattcaatgTTTCTGAGCTTGTGATCCTTGAGGACAACCCACAGAGGAGCACgtccaagaagaaaatttcgaATGCGAAACTAATACTGGCACTTTTACAATACTTTGTCACCCCTCCATATCTTCGTAATACTGTGTTCAACGAAAAATTCAGGCCTTACTTGGTGGCCGCCTCGAAGTTGCCAAGGTTGTCCACACTTCCTTTCACCAGATACGAAAAGCAAGATCACGGCCGCTATAGGGAGGGTCTTACCATCAAGATGCAGAAACCCACGTCTGCCCGCAAAAAGACAGGCAAGGAGTTCAAACAAACCAAGTACATTAATATAGGGAAACCCGAAGCATTGGCCCTGCAGAATCAGTTGGTGCCGATAAACGCAAGAGTCACGATCGACAcaataacaagaaaaatcgTATCCCCTCAGGAGGCCTACGGTGATTTTACAGGATTGGACTCGCACTATGGATACCACACTCGTATAGCGTCATCATTCACAGACTTGTTCATGAAGGGCCCCTTAAAAGAAGGGTATACGCAATCAATATATGTTCCTCTAACCACGAGAGACACTCCTATTCCTGCATTGTCATCATTATCTGCCGCCGGAACTTCTTCTAACATTCTGCTGGTGCTTTCTGCATGGGACACCCTTGCGCGGGCATTTGAACTTGATAAGGACCAATTTGAAGAGTGTCAAGGCCCTCAAGAATTCTTTGACGCCCAGTTGCTATGTCCCGTGGCCACCCGGGACGTCATGGATGCGATCCCCATGACACTGACCACACTTTCAACGTTATTTTGA
- the GLC8 gene encoding PP1-complex regulatory subunit GLC8 (similar to Saccharomyces cerevisiae GLC8 (YMR311C); ancestral locus Anc_5.6), with amino-acid sequence MGGILKNPLALSPEQLAQQDPETLEEFRRQVYENTQKNAKLTSTKRNVPGLGHAEEEVEIVGTSKGFLPKDTLSLKHEQDMLSKMTPEERVQWNQRNLAENEITKQQFQDIHIDEPKTPYQGAVDPHGEYYRVDDDEDEDNNSSDKKPGQVANDDIDDLSLGEPEFEIKENKQPDIETNDENNEDSTEARHKKFEEMRKKHYDVRAIFNKKAHQASEDEDEDATITKEQ; translated from the coding sequence ATGGGAGGTATACTTAAAAATCCATTGGCCTTATCGCCAGAACAGCTGGCGCAGCAGGATCCGGAAACGCTAGAGGAGTTTAGAAGACAGGTTTATGAGAACACACAGAAGAATGCCAAATTGACATCGACCAAAAGGAACGTACCGGGGCTAGGTCACGCAGAAGAGGAGGTAGAAATAGTCGGGACGTCCAAGGGCTTCCTTCCAAAGGACACTCTTTCACTGAAGCACGAACAAGACATGTTGTCAAAGATGACGCCGGAGGAGCGAGTTCAATggaatcaaagaaatttggCGGAAAACGAGATAACGAAGCAGCAGTTCCAAGACATCCATATAGACGAGCCCAAGACTCCCTACCAAGGCGCCGTCGACCCTCATGGGGAGTACTACAGAGTCGATGACGATGAGGACGAGGATAACAATTCCAGTGATAAAAAGCCTGGACAGGTGGCAAACGACGATATCGACGATTTGTCCCTGGGTGAACCGGAGTTCGAGATCAAAGAGAACAAACAGCCAGATATCGAGACGAATGACGAGAATAACGAAGATTCAACAGAGGCCAGGCATAAAAAATTCGAAgaaatgaggaaaaagCACTACGACGTAAGGGCAATTTTTAACAAGAAAGCTCACCAAGCATCagaagacgaagacgaagatgCTACGATaacaaaagaacaataa
- the ELP6 gene encoding Elongator subunit ELP6 (similar to Saccharomyces cerevisiae ELP6 (YMR312W); ancestral locus Anc_5.3), with the protein MSGVQRQDLVLFSDQSVMPAQLFENSNSHNLFFITHQSSTQPLWLINALVEAHVVGFPGSLNESVPSSLSSATHSHAVVASFIHEQNHFKNSLNKLKIPSNSYTVLDFLSDFMINTVVNRSRDKILADLLEKFSAAIQNASADIIVIIEQPELLLSLINGLTYSELNNKFITPLLKQCQVLIIVSNSDIFNIDDYDFPLRSSNLQNFYKTSFIKSVINLNLNPLKSGFAKDVTGSLHVCRGGAPIATLPNTNLHVVENEYLYLSEKESTKLFYR; encoded by the coding sequence ATGAGTGGTGTTCAAAGACAAGATTTGGTCTTATTCAGTGACCAATCGGTCATGCCTGCTCAATTGTTCGAAAATAGCAATTCTCACAACCTATTCTTTATCACTCATCAATCCTCCACCCAGCCGCTCTGGCTGATCAACGCACTGGTAGAGGCGCATGTTGTGGGGTTTCCAGGCTCTCTTAATGAGTCCGTTCCATCGTCCTTATCCTCAGCAACTCACTCTCATGCCGTTGTTGCGTCGTTTATTCACGAGCAGAaccatttcaaaaattcattaaaCAAGCTGAAAATCCCATCCAACAGCTACACTGTTTTAGATTTCCTATCTGACTTCATGATTAATACCGTTGTAAATAGGTCAAGAGATAAAATACTAGCCGACCTGCTGGAAAAATTCTCAGCCGCTATTCAAAACGCCTCAGCTGACATTATTGTCATCATAGAGCAGCCAGAACTGCTATTATCCCTCATCAATGGCCTGACTTACTCAGAGTTGAACAATAAGTTTATTACACCTCTCCTGAAACAATGTCAAGTTCTAATCATCGTTTCCAACTCGGACATATTCAATATAGATGATTACGATTTCCCCCTTCGTTCCTCTAACTTGCAAAACTTCTACAAAACTTCTTTCATCAAGTCAGTGATtaatttgaatttaaaCCCTTTGAAAAGCGGATTTGCAAAGGACGTAACGGGCTCATTGCATGTTTGTAGGGGTGGAGCACCCATCGCAACTCTTCCAAATACAAACTTACATGTGGTCGAGAACGAATACCTGTATCTAAGTGAAAAGGAATCAACGAAATTATTTTATCGTTGA
- the TGL3 gene encoding bifunctional triglyceride lipase/lysophosphatidylethanolamine acyltransferase (similar to Saccharomyces cerevisiae TGL3 (YMR313C); ancestral locus Anc_5.2) has translation MNEAKQESKVPAVIPSLLKNWILHIVYATLDHIPPFVWEILHVITDIYFFWIQKLITYIRPRSRVIYYNAIKKLDECDTYQMWCQQASVVDEITGANLWRRNFFSRRYDFNSVIEQYTILENTLRDEKYDVVKEKFSTTGPCMLRNFAGIGDKKLFTKSLMGTKLLIEQYLTRILEGLDILNNETLTPTSFFQRCKLSLGTTALILQGGSLFGLFHLGVIKGLLLQDLMPNIISGSSMGACVASLFGCLSNDQLKQLLMDDNLINIIKNDVDLLKSCGYGNLEQHLNLGTLIQNLIHHGYSQDVYLFIRFVMKYIVKEKTFEEVYQITGKVFNIVIHPTDKSCPNLLNYVTTPNVLIKSAIECSLGSGVISQDTSLLCKNLENEIEPFLNINKDKQVKFLTPENATNPSITESPYTRLTELFNVNNFIVSLARPYLAPLVVNDLKHEIKTSKYYYYKHYPNMPPINANTVGRTHRPLSQSPAKALTVEEIETEPMMSPVPPSSAAANDSAEYIIPELGIPQLNFTEMEPLAFKFKYHLERKLKNIATMEFRHRMEVLDNLGLLCSMIKRLIIDEKTPRSATEIAVVPRMKSLSLTRIIEGQLDNIPYWIKSGERSTWPALALIKTRCAVEFKLDDIIRIRRSR, from the coding sequence ATGAATGAAGCTAAACAGGAATCCAAGGTACCGGCTGTGATACCGTCCttgttgaagaattggATACTGCATATAGTGTATGCTACACTGGACCATATACCTCCGTTTGTGTGGGAAATTCTACACGTCATCACTGacatttatttcttttggatTCAAAAGCTGATTACCTATATCAGACCGCGCTCGAGAGTTATTTATTATAATGCTATCAAAAAACTGGACGAATGTGATACGTATCAAATGTGGTGTCAGCAAGCGTCTGTAGTGGATGAAATAACAGGTGCGAATCTATGGCGACGGAATTTCTTTTCGAGGAGGTACGACTTCAACTCCGTCATCGAACAGTACACGATACTGGAAAATACCTTAAGGGACGAGAAGTACGATGTAGTCAAGGAAAAGTTCTCGACCACGGGACCTTGCATGTTGAGGAATTTCGCAGGAATTGGAGATAAGAAGTTGTTCACGAAATCCTTAATGGGCACGAAATTGCTCATTGAACAATATTTGACTCGGATACTCGAAGGCTTGGACATATTGAATAATGAAACTTTGACGCCAacgtctttttttcaacggTGTAAATTGTCATTAGGTACTACAGCCTTAATTTTGCAAGGTGGTTCGTTATTTGGGTTGTTTCACTTGGGGGTGATCAAGGGTTTATTACTACAGGATCTGATGCCTAATATCATAAGCGGTAGTTCCATGGGTGCGTGTGTCGCAAGTTTGTTTGGCTGCCTGTCCAACGATCAGCTGAAGCAGTTATTGATGGATGACAACCTCATAAATATCATCAAGAATGATGTagatttattgaaaagctGTGGATATGGTAACTTAGAACAGCATTTAAATCTAGGAACACTGATTCAGAACCTGATACATCATGGTTACTCTCAAGATGTTTACCTTTTTATCCGGTTTGTTATGAAGTATATAGTTAAGGAGAAAACGTTTGAAGAGGTCTACCAAATCACTGGAAAAGTATTTAATATTGTCATTCATCCAACGGATAAATCATGTCCTAATTTACTAAATTACGTTACGACGCCAAACGTGCTAATCAAGTCTGCAATTGAATGTTCACTTGGTTCGGGTGTAATTTCACAGGATACATCGTTGTTAtgtaaaaatttggaaaatgaaatcgaACCATTTCTCAACATCAATAAGGACAAACAAGTTAAATTTTTGACCCCAGAAAACGCTACCAATCCGAGTATAACGGAAAGCCCTTATACTAGGCTAACGGAATTGTTCAACGTTAATAATTTCATTGTTTCTTTGGCAAGACCATACTTGGCACCATTGGTGGTGAATGACTTGAAGCACGAAATCAAGACGTCAAAGTATTACTATTACAAGCATTATCCGAACATGCCTCCTATAAATGCCAATACGGTAGGTAGAACACACAGACCCTTGTCGCAATCGCCGGCAAAGGCATTAACTGTCGAAGAGATAGAAACAGAGCCCATGATGAGCCCCGTACCGCCAAGTTCGGCGGCAGCTAATGATTCAGCAGAATATATAATCCCAGAATTGGGCATACCGCAGCTGAATTTTACTGAAATGGAACCGTTGGCGTTCAAGTTCAAATATCACTTGGAgagaaaattgaagaatattGCTACCATGGAATTTAGACATAGGATGGAGGTGTTGGACAATTTAGGATTATTATGTTCCATGATAAAAAGGCTGATTATTGATGAGAAAACTCCCAGATCGGCTACCGAGATTGCCGTGGTTCCTAGAATGAAAAGTTTGTCATTAACAAGGATTATTGAAGGTCAGTTGGATAATATTCCATATTGGATAAAATCTGGTGAACGAAGTACATGGCCTGCACTAGCTTTGATAAAGACAAGGTGTGCAGTCGAATTTAAACTGGATGACATAATAAGGATAAGAAGGAGTAGATGA
- the PRE5 gene encoding proteasome core particle subunit alpha 6 (similar to Saccharomyces cerevisiae PRE5 (YMR314W); ancestral locus Anc_5.1) has product MFRNNYDGDTVTFSPTGRLFQVEYALEAIKQGSVTVGLRSNTHAVLVALKRNADELSSYQKKIIKCDEHMGLSLAGLAPDARVLSNYLRQQCNYSSLVFNRKLAVERAGHLLCDKAQKNTQSYGGRPYGVGLLIIGYDKSGAHLLEFQPSGNVMELYGTSIGARSQGAKTYLERTLDTFIKIDGNPDELIKAGVEAISQSLRDESLTVDNLSIAVVGEDLPFTIYDGEAVAKYI; this is encoded by the coding sequence ATGTTTAGAAACAATTACGACGGGGATACAGTCACTTTTTCACCTACGGGCCGTCTTTTCCAGGTAGAATACGCCTTGGAAGCCATCAAACAAGGGAGCGTCACTGTGGGGTTACGTTCTAACACTCATGCTGTTTTGGTAGcgttgaaaagaaatgcgGACGAATTGTCATCAtaccagaaaaaaatcatcaaatgTGACGAGCACATGGGGCTCTCGTTGGCTGGTTTGGCTCCAGATGCCAGAGTTTTAAGCAATTATTTGAGACAGCAATGTAATTATTCCAGTTTGGTCTTCAACAGGAAGCTCGCCGTCGAGAGAGCAGGCCATTTGCTTTGCGATAAAGCGCAGAAGAACACACAGTCCTACGGCGGTAGACCCTATGGTGTTGGTTTGTTGATCATCGGGTATGACAAGAGCGGTGCCCATCTTCTAGAATTTCAACCTTCTGGGAATGTCATGGAGCTATACGGTACATCTATCGGTGCAAGAAGCCAAGGAGCAAAGACCTATCTGGAGAGGACCTTGGACACGTTCATAAAAATTGACGGGAACCCGGATGAACTTATCAAAGCCGGCGTCGAGGCCATCAGTCAGTCACTAAGGGACGAATCCCTTACTGTGGACAACCTTTCAATTGCCGTCGTGGGCGAGGATTTGCCTTTCACGATTTATGATGGAGAGGCTGTTGCTAAATACATTTAG
- the SKDI13G4460 gene encoding uncharacterized protein (similar to Saccharomyces cerevisiae YMR315W; ancestral locus Anc_3.0): MPLLNVGIVGTGIFARDRHLPSYQEFPDEFKVVAAFNRHKAKALDFAKLAKVPEDKVYDNLDEILKDPHVDYIDALLPAQFNADIVEKAIKAGKPVLLEKPIAANLEQAKVIVKLAESTPLPVGVAENWLYLSCIKTAKEQIEKIGPVVAFTHNSTGPFVTENKYLTTTWRQKPEHIGGFLSDGGVHQLALVISLLGEFRSVSALTRQVRERSGADDIVFATVQLKDTDAIGSFTYGSAFGATEKSVFLKVYGKNGTVTVDLSDKKDPVVKVRLGGSAEDNGDEQILKVDNDESFGVNAEFLNFHEAVSKKDKSLYLGTPRTAFHHLACVDAFLRSSAKNGDHVKIEQP, from the coding sequence ATGCCCTTATTGAACGTCGGTATTGTCGGTACAGGTATTTTTGCTAGAGACAGACATTTGCCATCCTATCAGGAGTTTCCTGACGAATTCAAGGTCGTTGCTGCCTTCAATAGACACAAGGCAAAAGCCTTAGATTTTGCAAAACTCGCCAAGGTTCCTGAAGATAAGGTTTACGACAACttggatgaaattttgaaggatCCTCATGTGGACTACATCGACGCCTTGCTACCTGCTCAATTTAACGCCGATATTGTCGAGAAGGCAATTAAGGCAGGTAAGCCTGTTCTCTTGGAGAAACCAATTGCCGCTAATTTAGAGCAGGCAAAGGTGATTGTCAAATTGGCAGAGTCTACACCCTTACCTGTCGGTGTGGCTGAAAATTGGTTATATCTCTCATGTATCAAAACCGCGAAGGAACAGATTGAGAAAATTGGGCCTGTCGTAGCTTTCACCCACAATTCCACCGGCCCCTTTGTCactgaaaataaatatttgACCACTACTTGGAGACAAAAACCTGAACACATTGGAGGATTTCTTTCCGATGGCGGTGTTCATCAACTGGCTCTCGTTATTTCCCTATTGGGCGAATTTAGATCTGTTTCCGCACTAACCAGACAGGTGCGTGAACGTTCTGGTGCGGATGATATCGTCTTTGCTACTGTCCAGTTAAAGGACACAGACGCAATTGGAAGTTTCACATATGGCTCTGCTTTTGGTGCCACTGAGAAGTCTGTTTTCTTAAAAGTGTATGGCAAAAATGGTACCGTTACAGTCGATTTGTCAGATAAGAAAGACCCCGTTGTAAAAGTTAGATTAGGCGGTTCAGCTGAAGATAATGGCGATgaacaaattttgaaagttgaCAATGATGAAAGTTTCGGTGTCAACGCTGAGTTTCTAAATTTCCACGAAGCTGTCAGCAAGAAGGACAAATCCCTATACCTGGGCACACCAAGAACTGCCTTCCACCATTTGGCTTGTGTGGACGCATTTTTGAGATCTTCTGCCAAGAATGGTGACCATGTTAAAATTGAGCAGCCATGA
- the DIA1 gene encoding Dia1p (similar to Saccharomyces cerevisiae DIA1 (YMR316W)): protein MGSLSRYILKSVADGFKDEQRLKIEMSDNKNLPECFHFNRERRMPIAQINGEDGFYMFPSQHSLENFEKTKKHSYELSPDAIGIPLFQIVNCTLPFCKTGRHNNRVRDEPYYKIFKFILRTADEPPPYAVAKIVASNSGLILYKVPLYDIYKSFSRTNIDYNFAGATSTEPNSLAMTHREGYRDLDTKVNGLNLRWHVTYSPVVINDHYKLTLLTDYELNRLDEDVIKIAKNRMKIDRKQQNGYNFVAAHYTREFATSIFRWVSQEAHLILGEYSTDQGSFGLNNIPPLTEELGCQSLLIHYIEYMNRQRKDTVAGERRRHNRMKLVSPTNVNLGMR, encoded by the coding sequence ATGGGCTCACTAAGTAGATATATTCTGAAAAGTGTCGCAGATGGGTTCAAAGATGAGCAGAGATTGAAGATTGAGATGTCCGACAACAAAAATCTCCCAGAGTGCTTTCATTTTAatagagaaagaagaatgccCATTGCTCAAATAAACGGTGAGGATGGGTTTTACATGTTTCCATCTCAGCATTCCcttgaaaatttcgaaAAGACTAAGAAGCATTCGTATGAGCTGAGCCCTGATGCGATTGGTATCCCATTATTCCAAATCGTTAATTGCACTCTACCGTTTTGCAAAACAGGCCGCCACAATAACAGGGTCAGAGATGAACCATAttataaaatttttaaattCATACTAAGAACGGCAGACGAACCTCCGCCTTATGCTGTGGCAAAGATCGTTGCTTCGAACAGCGGATTGATATTGTACAAAGTCCCCCTTTATGACATATATAAAAGTTTCAGTCGAACAAACATAGATTACAACTTCGCAGGGGCTACGTCTACAGAACCCAACTCGCTGGCGATGACCCATCGAGAGGGATACAGGGATTTGGATACTAAGGTCAATGGTTTAAATCTTAGGTGGCATGTCACTTATTCCCCCGTGGTAATCAACGATCATTATAAATTAACTCTGTTGACAGATTATGAATTAAATCGTTTAGATGAAGATGTGATCAAAATCGCCAAAAACAGGATGAAAATTGATCGAAAACAGCAAAACGGTTACAATTTTGTGGCCGCTCATTATACCAGAGAATTTGCCACATCTATTTTCAGATGGGTTTCTCAGGAGGCTCACCTTATTCTTGGCGAGTATTCAACGGACCAAGGATCATTCGGATTAAATAATATCCCTCCATTGACAGAAGAACTTGGGTGTCAAAGCCTACTCATTCATTACATAGAGTACATGAACAGACAACGTAAGGATACTGTTGCAGGAGAAAGAAGGCGACACAACAGAATGAAACTTGTAAGCCCAACGAACGTGAACCTGGGCATGAGGTAA